One part of the Helicoverpa armigera isolate CAAS_96S chromosome 3, ASM3070526v1, whole genome shotgun sequence genome encodes these proteins:
- the LOC110383815 gene encoding protein bunched, class 2/F/G isoform isoform X2, with the protein MADNLIQKSHKTSEKNKYNNVVHRTTSESLRLNESEKGVTHPTSLQAAHNPRKISSFQITSVTVGSRVSTDAGEDSADDLDESHTDDISRVTDIENETPSYSEDTFSKDDVFYNASSASLGCAPVIPTSSQYGLAIVGQDNANNQIGGAVPNSNNTEVSDMHVSVTNAGAGSIINLIGNAKPQEGMKEIQEHVRNERFKVVKIESTEPFRRGRWMCMDYLDHTTQQNAAITLNNNLDVTETNALQAPDSGVVINDSQHDEMSNDLTNKGPKDMQGNAPTVQQLEQTLQKQFPMASPGQSLTQPINAVQQQMQPVSQSVSVQSPPLEMPQQMPNPNLQANQQQVGQQHPQSMTHITMQNAAQNHPQQTQQQQVQQIPQSFPQHQLQQVIAQSQGMAMQQIPMHQQMPQQMQQIPNQQMQQMSQHLPQAQMTNMPQMQQQMPQMQAMPNQGQINQVASQQPQMQQMQMQQIQGQPNPQIHMQQTQMPNMAQTHHMQGQQAMGAQQAQLQHLPSQAQIQAMQNQQLPNHIQQMQMPTQLTGANQQMPQMQTQMHQLPSQPQQSVVPGMHPQMQQQGMSGVQQQYNQAVSQQSNAQNMITASMPSSQQQMVQPQHTVPQYHTQQSQMSQQGQTMPQEVLTSIVTSQQGATLPSNLQPMPSQPQGSTLPANLQSLTGQQQPTTVHTIAPQQGNVPQQNIQMMTAAPQNMQMTLDGNQPSMQIPASDPIFMQPTNVGQQMPVAQHMGQQNLLPQQVGGQGQMGGVQYVPNQPVAQVPMAHQNIPMSMQPSMPVGMGGGVHPNVVQSQTSMGLGYGNVVPVMSQSSVAPVEATVSGTNSPVVSMPVSSTAYVANAPQPGHDSQGFGSPVSAVSHAISGAVMSSVNVNACDSGAPDVSTDALQAGDTGDGKEEPQPAPPPEDESASGTSAVAIDNKIEQAMDLVKSHLMFAVREEVEVLKERIAELMERINQLEVENTYLRAHASQDTLAQLPAAAGTKPPAAPQGPQPPVS; encoded by the coding sequence ATGGCTGACAATCTGATTCAAAAGTCACATAAAACTAGTGAGAAAAACAAGTATAACAACGTTGTTCACCGTACGACGAGTGAATCTCTTCGACTGAACGAGTCGGAGAAGGGGGTGACTCACCCGACAAGTCTGCAAGCCGCCCATAACCCAAGGAAAATATCTTCATTTCAGATCACCAGTGTGACGGTCGGCTCTCGAGTGAGCACAGATGCTGGCGAAGACTCGGCTGACGATCTTGATGAATCTCACACCGACGACATATCGAGAGTGACTGACATTGAGAATGAAACGCCTAGTTATTCCGAGGACACATTCTCCAAAGATGATGTGTTTTACAACGCGTCGAGTGCATCATTAGGTTGCGCCCCCGTCATCCCGACCAGCTCGCAGTACGGGCTCGCGATCGTCGGCCAGGACAACGCTAACAACCAGATAGGAGGAGCAGTGCCAAATAGTAATAATACAGAAGTGTCTGACATGCACGTCAGCGTTACAAACGCCGGAGCAGGCAGCATCATCAATCTCATAGGAAATGCGAAACCCCAAGAAGGTATGAAAGAAATACAAGAACATGTTAGGAATGAACGGTTTAAAGTTGTGAAAATAGAAAGCACTGAACCTTTCCGCCGGGGTCGATGGATGTGTATGGACTACTTGGATCATACTACTCAGCAGAATGCAGCTATCACGTTAAACAACAACCTCGATGTGACTGAAACTAATGCCTTGCAGGCTCCTGACAGTGGTGTAGTGATTAATGATAGTCAACACGATGAAATGTCTAATGATCTGACTAACAAAGGGCCTAAGGATATGCAAGGTAATGCTCCAACTGTGCAGCAACTAgaacaaactcttcaaaaacaatttccaaTGGCTTCCCCTGGCCAGTCATTGACTCAGCCTATTAATGCGGTGCAGCAGCAGATGCAGCCTGTTTCTCAGTCAGTGTCTGTGCAGTCTCCGCCCTTAGAAATGCCACAACAAATGCCAAATCCAAACTTGCAAGCAAACCAGCAGCAGGTTGGACAGCAGCACCCCCAGAGTATGACGCACATCACTATGCAGAATGCAGCACAGAACCACCCGCAACAGACACAACAACAGCAAGTCCAGCAGATTCCTCAAAGTTTTCCTCAACACCAGCTACAGCAAGTCATCGCCCAATCTCAGGGTATGGCAATGCAACAAATTCCAATGCATCAGCAGATGCCGCAGCAAATGCAACAGATACCAAACCAGCAAATGCAGCAGATGAGCCAGCATCTGCCTCAGGCCCAAATGACGAACATGCCACAGATGCAGCAACAAATGCCTCAAATGCAGGCTATGCCCAATCAGGGTCAGATCAACCAAGTGGCCTCTCAGCAGCCTCAAATGCAACAGATGCAGATGCAACAAATACAAGGCCAGCCAAACCCTCAGATACATATGCAGCAGACTCAGATGCCCAACATGGCCCAAACTCACCATATGCAAGGACAACAGGCCATGGGAGCCCAGCAGGCTCAACTGCAGCATTTGCCGAGCCAAGCTCAGATACAGGCTATGCAAAATCAACAATTGCCTAATCACATTCAACAGATGCAGATGCCTACTCAACTCACTGGCGCTAATCAACAGATGCCACAGATGCAAACTCAAATGCATCAGTTGCCATCGCAGCCCCAGCAGTCAGTTGTGCCTGGCATGCATCCCCAGATGCAACAACAAGGAATGTCAGGTGTCCAACAGCAGTATAATCAAGCTGTCAGTCAGCAGTCTAATGCTCAGAACATGATAACTGCCAGTATGCCATCGTCTCAGCAGCAGATGGTTCAACCTCAACACACTGTTCCTCAATACCACACACAGCAATCACAGATGAGCCAGCAAGGCCAAACTATGCCCCAAGAGGTGCTCACTTCAATTGTTACATCACAGCAAGGTGCGACGCTGCCTTCAAACCTACAGCCAATGCCTTCTCAACCACAGGGCTCAACATTGCCTGCGAATCTCCAGAGCCTCACTGGTCAGCAGCAGCCAACTACAGTGCACACTATTGCTCCTCAGCAAGGGAATGTGCCGcaacaaaacatacaaatgATGACTGCGGCTCCACAGAATATGCAGATGACTCTAGACGGGAATCAGCCTAGTATGCAGATACCCGCCTCAGATCCTATATTCATGCAGCCAACGAACGTCGGTCAGCAGATGCCTGTCGCGCAGCACATGGGTCAACAGAACCTGCTCCCGCAGCAAGTGGGCGGGCAGGGCCAGATGGGCGGCGTGCAGTACGTGCCCAACCAGCCGGTGGCGCAAGTGCCCATGGCGCACCAGAACATTCCGATGTCCATGCAGCCTAGCATGCCGGTCGGTATGGGCGGCGGGGTCCACCCCAACGTGGTGCAGTCCCAGACCAGCATGGGTCTGGGGTACGGGAACGTGGTGCCGGTGATGTCGCAGAGTAGTGTGGCGCCCGTGGAGGCGACCGTGTCGGGGACCAACTCGCCGGTGGTGTCGATGCCGGTGAGTTCGACCGCGTACGTGGCGAACGCGCCGCAGCCGGGCCATGACAGTCAGGGCTTCGGCAGCCCCGTGAGTGCGGTGTCTCATGCCATCAGTGGCGCGGTGATGAGCAGTGTGAATGTGAATGCGTGTGACAGTGGTGCTCCGGATGTGTCCACCGACGCGCTGCAGGCTGGGGACACGGGAGACGGCAAGGAGGAGCCGCAGCCCGCTCCGCCGCCAGAGGATGAAAG